From Candidatus Eisenbacteria bacterium, the proteins below share one genomic window:
- a CDS encoding glycosyltransferase family 4 protein — protein sequence MRVALVHDWLTGMRGGEKCLEVLCELFPHADLYTLVHRRGSVSKTIESRTVRESWIARLPGGRRHYRWYVPLYPLAIESFDLTGYDLVISTSHCAAKGALTRADTLHVCYCFTPVRYFWDLYPDYFGPGRGSALGRALAPWIAHYFRIWDRVSADRVDLFVADSRHVRARIAKHYRRPARVIYPPVDTAFFTPATIPAGQPDSGTAAAGAGGAAASPGVESAGGAAAPYLVVSALVPYKGVERTIRVANRRRFPLRIVGTGPEENRLRSIAGPTVRFDEWLSMEALRDAYRGSRALIQAHEEDFGIAPLEAMACGRPVIALRKGGAAEVVAAGTGVLFDEATEGGLERAVDEFESRRFNPAEVRRHALGFDRQVYREAMEALLHEAVEAFQRREADPPGLDRLAGACAEQDTVV from the coding sequence TTGCGCGTCGCCCTCGTCCACGACTGGCTGACCGGGATGCGCGGCGGAGAAAAGTGCCTCGAGGTCCTCTGCGAGCTCTTCCCGCACGCCGACCTGTACACGCTCGTTCACCGCCGCGGCAGCGTTTCCAAGACGATCGAGTCCCGAACCGTGCGCGAGTCGTGGATCGCCCGCCTCCCCGGAGGCCGTCGCCACTATCGCTGGTACGTGCCGCTCTATCCGCTGGCGATCGAGTCGTTCGATCTGACCGGCTACGACCTCGTGATCTCGACCAGCCACTGCGCCGCGAAGGGGGCGCTCACGCGCGCGGACACGCTCCACGTCTGCTACTGCTTTACTCCGGTCCGATACTTCTGGGATCTCTACCCGGACTACTTCGGCCCCGGGCGGGGAAGCGCGCTCGGACGGGCGCTGGCGCCCTGGATCGCCCACTACTTTCGAATCTGGGATCGCGTGAGCGCGGACAGGGTCGATCTCTTCGTTGCCGACTCGCGCCATGTCCGGGCCCGGATCGCGAAGCACTACCGCCGTCCCGCGCGCGTGATCTACCCGCCCGTCGACACCGCCTTCTTCACGCCCGCGACGATACCGGCGGGTCAACCCGATTCGGGGACCGCGGCGGCCGGCGCGGGTGGCGCCGCGGCCTCGCCCGGCGTGGAGAGCGCCGGAGGGGCGGCCGCGCCGTATCTCGTCGTGTCGGCGCTCGTTCCTTATAAGGGGGTCGAGCGGACGATCCGGGTCGCGAACCGGCGGCGATTTCCGCTGCGGATCGTCGGGACCGGCCCCGAAGAGAACCGGCTGCGCTCCATCGCGGGCCCCACGGTCCGCTTCGACGAGTGGCTCTCGATGGAGGCGTTGCGCGACGCGTATCGGGGCTCGAGGGCGCTGATCCAGGCCCACGAGGAAGACTTCGGTATCGCGCCGCTCGAGGCGATGGCGTGCGGCCGCCCCGTGATCGCGCTCCGGAAGGGCGGCGCCGCCGAGGTCGTCGCGGCGGGCACGGGGGTCCTGTTCGACGAGGCGACGGAGGGGGGCTTGGAGCGGGCCGTCGACGAATTCGAGTCGCGGCGATTCAATCCCGCCGAGGTCCGGCGCCACGCACTCGGGTTCGACCGGCAGGTCTATCGCGAGGCGATGGAGGCGCTCCTCCACGAGGCGGTTGAAGCGTTTCAGAGGCGGGAGGCGGATCCTCCCGGGCTCGACCGTCTGGCCGGAGCTTGCGCCGAGCAAGACACTGTGGTATAA
- a CDS encoding insulinase family protein, whose amino-acid sequence MKRVSAEDVQRVAKSYLVPAHATVGWFVPVQGDAAPAKPAQAPSKRPARSKRPGAGGATETARGERFADRTLHRVLPNGVILDVIANPAVPTVAVSGLVLAGRQEAPAGKPAIPSLAAMMLTRGTTTRDKRAIAALLDDVGASVSIGADLSEATIVGSALSRDVRLLLSVIADEVRHPAFAPDELAKAKSELRADFLRSYESTGIRARDRLSRLIFPKGHPYRAADREEMLASLDAATVADLRSFHRGHYVGSGLILSVAGDVDTAMVAALVDSLFAPIPRGDRPDYDRARTAPNAAERAVETMRGKANMNFTFGEASGLKRTDSEWEAAIVANAALGQSSLTSRIGKRVRDREGLSYTLASRFAWSDYLDGIWMVNVAVAPKNLAKAMHSTREEIERYCKEGITDAEVETQKNYFAGSFRVQLGTNAGVASALAFADKYGFGPRYLDEFPDRVRAVTRDQVDAVIRSRLLPEKLHLVVAGDLDSIPQ is encoded by the coding sequence ATGAAGCGAGTATCCGCCGAGGATGTCCAGCGCGTCGCCAAGAGCTACCTCGTTCCGGCGCACGCCACCGTCGGCTGGTTCGTGCCGGTCCAGGGCGACGCCGCGCCGGCGAAGCCCGCGCAGGCACCGAGCAAGCGGCCCGCCCGATCGAAGCGGCCGGGCGCCGGCGGGGCGACCGAGACCGCGCGCGGCGAGAGGTTCGCCGATCGCACGCTCCACCGCGTCCTTCCGAACGGGGTGATCCTGGACGTGATCGCGAACCCCGCGGTCCCCACCGTCGCGGTGAGCGGCCTCGTGCTCGCGGGACGCCAGGAGGCGCCGGCCGGGAAGCCGGCGATCCCGTCGCTCGCCGCGATGATGCTGACCCGCGGAACCACGACGCGCGACAAGCGCGCCATCGCGGCGCTCCTCGACGACGTCGGAGCGAGCGTCTCGATCGGCGCCGATCTGAGCGAGGCGACGATCGTGGGCTCCGCCCTCTCGCGCGACGTTCGGCTCCTGCTCTCCGTGATCGCCGACGAGGTCCGGCATCCGGCCTTCGCGCCGGACGAATTGGCGAAGGCCAAAAGCGAGCTCAGGGCCGATTTCCTCCGCAGTTACGAGAGCACCGGCATCCGCGCTCGAGACCGCCTCTCGCGGCTCATCTTCCCGAAGGGCCATCCGTACCGGGCCGCCGACCGCGAGGAGATGCTCGCGAGCCTCGACGCGGCGACGGTGGCGGACCTCCGGTCGTTCCACCGCGGACACTACGTCGGGTCGGGGCTCATCCTCTCCGTCGCGGGCGACGTCGACACGGCGATGGTGGCCGCGCTCGTGGACTCGCTCTTCGCGCCGATCCCGAGGGGCGACCGGCCCGACTACGACCGCGCCCGCACGGCGCCCAACGCGGCGGAGCGCGCGGTGGAGACGATGCGCGGGAAGGCCAACATGAACTTCACGTTCGGAGAGGCCAGCGGGTTGAAGCGCACGGATTCCGAGTGGGAGGCCGCGATCGTCGCGAACGCCGCGCTCGGCCAGAGCTCGCTGACGTCGCGGATCGGGAAGCGCGTGCGCGACCGCGAAGGGTTGAGCTACACCCTGGCGTCGCGATTCGCCTGGTCCGACTACCTGGACGGAATCTGGATGGTCAACGTCGCGGTGGCGCCCAAGAATCTGGCGAAGGCGATGCACTCGACGCGGGAGGAGATCGAGCGCTACTGCAAGGAGGGGATCACCGACGCGGAGGTCGAGACCCAGAAGAACTATTTCGCCGGGAGCTTCCGCGTGCAGCTGGGGACCAACGCCGGCGTGGCCTCCGCGCTCGCCTTCGCCGATAAGTATGGTTTCGGGCCGCGCTACCTGGACGAATTCCCCGATCGGGTCCGCGCGGTCACCCGCGATCAGGTGGACGCGGTCATCCGGTCGCGCCTGCTCCCCGAGAAGCTCCACCTGGTCGTCGCCGGCGACCTCGATTCAATCCCGCAGTAG